From a single Apium graveolens cultivar Ventura chromosome 2, ASM990537v1, whole genome shotgun sequence genomic region:
- the LOC141696953 gene encoding uncharacterized protein LOC141696953, with protein sequence MSSSNKLPLILFFASLLFQTTLGEIICEELSKEVCAFSISSSGKRCLLENVETEKGVEYQCTTSDVIVARMAEHIETDVCVNACGVDRTTVGISSDPLLEAQFTSKLCSDYCYHNCPNIIDLYFNLAAGEGVFLPDLCEKQKINPHRAMQVLMNYVRVRAVGSYYEAEDDAPSPSSETDGTEAYAPTPSYTSDETEEDAPAPSSETPENVEDAPAPTSESAETEEDNPAPSSESTKNEDDAPAPAPSRESAEDEEDAPAPSNEIAEDEAIPSLLSGSAEDEEDAPAPSSESAEDEEDAPAPTSESDEGEEGAPSPTPVSINDEAEGNAPAPGTAIVSTDEVEEDEDAPSYT encoded by the exons ATGTCTTCCTCAAACAAATTGCCGTTGATTCTTTTCTTTGCTTCTCTCCTCTTTCAAACAACTCTAG GGGAAATAATATGCGAGGAGTTATCAAAAGAGGTATGTGCATTTTCCATATCATCATCTGGCAAAAGATGTTTGTTGGAGAACGTGGAGACGGAGAAAGGAGTGGAATATCAATGCACAACATCGGATGTGATTGTGGCAAGAATGGCAGAGCATATAGAGACGGATGTGTGTGTTAATGCATGTGGCGTTGATAGAACCACTGTGGGGATATCATCAGATCCGTTGCTAGAAGCACAATTTACCTCCAAGCTTTGCTCTGACTATTGTTACCACAATTGTCCTAATATTATCGATCTTTATTTCAATTTGGCTGCCGGAGAAG GGGTATTTTTACCTGATCTGTGTGAGAAACAAAAAATTAACCCTCATCGCGCCATGCAAGTCCTAATGAACTATGTTCGTGTTAGAGCCGTGGGTTcatattatgaagctgaagatgATGCCCCATCTCCTTCAAGTGAAACTGATGGAACTGAAGCATATGCTCCTACTCCATCATATACAAGTGATGAAACAGAGGAAGATGCTCCAGCCCCATCAAGTGAAACCCCTGAAAATGTAGAAGATGCTCCAGCTCCTACAAGTGAAAGTGCTGAAACTGAAGAAGATAATCCAGCTCCATCAAGTGAAAGTACTAAAAATGAAGATGATGCTCCAGCTCCAGCTCCATCTAGGGAAAGTGCcgaagatgaagaagatgctccAGCCCCTTCAAATGAAATTGCTGAAGATGAAGCTATACCATCTCTATTAAGTGGAAGTGCcgaagatgaagaagatgctccAGCTCCTTCAAGTGAAAGTGCTGAAGACGAAGAAGATGCTCCAGCTCCAACAAGTGAAAGTGATGAAGGTGAAGAAGGAGCTCCATCTCCAACTCCAGTAAGTATAAATGATGAAGCTGAAGGAAATGCTCCGGCTCCAGGAACTGCAATAGTAAGTACTGATGAAgttgaagaagatgaagatgccCCCAGCTACACATAA